One Patescibacteria group bacterium genomic region harbors:
- a CDS encoding calcium/sodium antiporter, whose translation MLIIWILVFAVSLFVLIKAADYFTDAASKLGLILGLSPFIVGVVIVGVGTSLPELASSISAVLKGTTEVVAGNVVGSNIANILLIIGLSAVIFKKIEVKRELINLDLPLLAGTTVILIVLLLWDGVFNFFEALVALLVYGIYIHYVFKNHDHDFKPIKIHKEKIDFKLIAILISSVVFICLGANYVIESVIKISQILNIGTAIISLSAVALGTSLPELFVSISAAKKKDYEMALGNVFGSNIFNGCVVIGIPALIHNLEISATIITIGLPFLIIATILYVISGIKRMVYVWEGALYVLIYFVFLAKIFNLF comes from the coding sequence ATGTTAATAATTTGGATTTTAGTTTTTGCGGTGAGCTTATTTGTCTTAATTAAAGCGGCTGATTATTTTACCGATGCTGCTTCAAAATTAGGTTTAATTTTAGGTTTGTCACCATTTATTGTTGGTGTAGTTATTGTGGGCGTTGGCACATCTTTACCGGAATTAGCATCTTCAATTAGTGCCGTTTTAAAGGGCACAACTGAAGTGGTGGCGGGCAATGTTGTTGGTTCTAATATTGCTAACATTTTATTAATTATTGGTTTGAGTGCTGTTATTTTTAAAAAAATAGAAGTCAAACGTGAATTAATTAATTTAGATTTACCCTTGTTGGCTGGAACTACGGTTATTTTAATTGTTTTATTATTGTGGGATGGGGTATTTAATTTTTTTGAAGCATTAGTTGCTTTGTTGGTTTATGGAATTTATATTCATTACGTTTTTAAAAATCACGATCATGATTTTAAACCGATTAAAATTCATAAAGAAAAAATAGATTTTAAATTAATTGCTATTTTAATTTCAAGTGTTGTTTTTATTTGTTTAGGAGCGAATTATGTAATTGAATCGGTAATTAAAATTTCACAAATTTTAAATATTGGCACGGCCATTATTTCTTTAAGTGCAGTAGCTTTGGGCACGTCTTTGCCAGAATTATTTGTTTCAATTAGTGCGGCTAAGAAAAAAGATTATGAAATGGCCTTGGGTAATGTTTTTGGTTCAAATATTTTTAATGGTTGTGTGGTGATTGGTATTCCAGCTTTAATCCATAATTTAGAAATCTCAGCCACCATAATTACTATTGGTTTGCCCTTTTTAATTATAGCAACGATTTTGTATGTAATTTCAGGTATTAAACGGATGGTTTATGTTTGGGAGGGCGCTTTATATGTTTTAATATATTTTGTTTTTCTAGCTAAAATATTTAATTTATTTTAA
- the groL gene encoding chaperonin GroEL (60 kDa chaperone family; promotes refolding of misfolded polypeptides especially under stressful conditions; forms two stacked rings of heptamers to form a barrel-shaped 14mer; ends can be capped by GroES; misfolded proteins enter the barrel where they are refolded when GroES binds) produces MAKQIIFDEKARKKLKSGVDQLANAVKVTLGPKGRNVALDKGFGSPTITCDGVTVAKEIELEDKFENMGAQLVQEVASKTNDIAGDGTTTATILAQAIINQGLKNVTAGSSPLLIKKGLDLGMQAITVELKEKISRPVKSKEEIAQVASISANDQKVGNLIAEAMEKVGQDGVITVEESQSFGIDVEVVEGMQFDKGYLSPYMITDPDKMEAVYEDAHILITDQKISSIKDILPLLEKMAQSGRKDLVIIADEVDGEALATLVVNKLRGTFNALAVKAPGFGDRKKEMLQDVAVLTGGKFISEEVGLKLESVTMDDLGQARRVVATKDNTTIVEGKGDKNAVDERIAQIRKSLEKVDSDFDKEKLQERLAKLAGGVAVIKVGAATETEQKEIQHRVEDALEATKAAVEEGVVVGGGVALLRALPALDKLEVEGEVKLGLDILKRALEEPAKQIAINAGKDGAVVVEEIKKHKDNYGYNAALDKFEDLVEAGIIDPTKVTRSALQNAVSIASLILTTEACVTDIPKEKDDNPMSAIPGGMSGMGM; encoded by the coding sequence TGAAAAAGCTCGTAAAAAATTAAAAAGTGGCGTTGACCAATTAGCTAATGCGGTTAAAGTTACCTTAGGACCTAAGGGTAGAAATGTGGCCTTAGATAAAGGTTTCGGCTCGCCAACGATTACTTGTGACGGTGTAACAGTTGCTAAAGAAATTGAATTAGAAGATAAATTTGAAAACATGGGGGCGCAATTAGTCCAAGAAGTTGCTTCTAAAACCAACGATATTGCTGGTGATGGCACTACTACGGCTACCATTTTAGCTCAAGCGATTATCAACCAAGGTTTGAAAAATGTCACAGCTGGTTCCAGTCCACTTTTAATTAAAAAAGGTTTGGATCTAGGCATGCAAGCTATTACCGTCGAATTAAAAGAAAAAATTTCTCGACCAGTTAAATCCAAAGAAGAAATTGCTCAGGTGGCTTCGATTTCAGCTAATGATCAAAAGGTTGGAAATTTAATCGCCGAAGCCATGGAAAAAGTTGGTCAAGATGGCGTGATTACAGTTGAAGAATCACAGTCTTTTGGGATTGATGTGGAAGTAGTTGAAGGTATGCAATTTGATAAGGGTTATCTATCGCCCTATATGATTACTGATCCAGACAAAATGGAGGCTGTTTATGAAGATGCTCATATTTTGATTACGGATCAAAAAATTTCAAGTATCAAAGATATTTTGCCCTTGTTAGAAAAAATGGCTCAATCAGGAAGAAAGGATTTAGTTATTATTGCTGACGAAGTTGATGGTGAGGCTTTGGCCACTTTAGTGGTTAATAAATTGCGAGGAACTTTTAACGCTTTGGCGGTTAAAGCGCCAGGCTTTGGTGATCGTAAAAAAGAGATGTTGCAAGATGTAGCCGTTTTAACTGGTGGTAAATTTATCTCCGAAGAAGTTGGACTTAAACTAGAAAGCGTGACTATGGATGATTTGGGCCAAGCTCGGCGGGTGGTGGCAACTAAAGATAATACTACCATTGTTGAGGGTAAGGGTGATAAAAACGCCGTGGATGAGCGTATTGCTCAAATTAGAAAAAGCTTAGAAAAGGTTGATTCAGATTTTGATAAAGAAAAATTGCAAGAACGTTTAGCTAAATTAGCCGGTGGCGTGGCGGTGATTAAGGTTGGCGCTGCTACGGAAACCGAACAAAAAGAAATTCAACATCGCGTTGAAGACGCCCTAGAGGCGACCAAGGCCGCAGTTGAAGAAGGTGTAGTCGTTGGTGGTGGCGTAGCTTTATTACGAGCCTTACCGGCTTTAGATAAGCTAGAAGTTGAGGGCGAGGTTAAATTAGGCTTAGATATTTTAAAACGCGCTCTAGAAGAACCAGCTAAACAAATTGCAATTAATGCTGGTAAAGACGGCGCAGTAGTGGTGGAAGAAATTAAAAAACATAAAGATAACTATGGTTATAATGCTGCTTTAGACAAGTTTGAAGATTTGGTTGAGGCTGGGATTATTGATCCAACCAAAGTAACTCGTTCAGCCTTGCAAAATGCAGTTTCAATTGCTAGTCTTATTTTAACCACAGAGGCTTGCGTGACTGATATTCCAAAAGAAAAAGATGATAATCCAATGTCGGCTATACCAGGTGGTATGTCAGGAATGGGCATGTAA
- a CDS encoding DUF4870 domain-containing protein, protein MPDKKLSAETLNNQDKVLAAISYIWILWVIPFVINHKKDFVIQHAKQGLLLFICEIVAWSLGVLPFIGFLLGSMAWMLCIILVIIGIIKAINGEAWQIPYIGHLVDKINNK, encoded by the coding sequence ATGCCAGACAAAAAATTATCAGCTGAAACTTTAAATAATCAAGATAAAGTTTTGGCAGCCATCAGTTACATATGGATTTTATGGGTTATTCCTTTTGTTATTAATCATAAAAAAGATTTTGTGATCCAGCACGCCAAACAAGGCCTACTTTTATTTATTTGCGAAATTGTAGCTTGGAGTTTGGGTGTTTTGCCGTTTATTGGTTTTCTTTTAGGATCAATGGCTTGGATGTTGTGTATTATTTTAGTGATAATTGGAATTATTAAAGCCATTAATGGCGAAGCTTGGCAAATTCCCTATATTGGCCATTTAGTTGATAAAATAAATAATAAATAA